A genomic window from Flavobacterium azooxidireducens includes:
- a CDS encoding Ppx/GppA phosphatase family protein translates to MINIKRYAAIDIGSNAMRLLVSNIVEQDGKDTQFNKSSLVRVPIRLGQDVFTVGEISDENIERMIDAMKAFKLLMKVHKVERYKACATSAMREADNNSDVVEIILKEADIQIDIIDGKKEAAIIASSDLKEYIATDKTYLYVDVGGGSTEFSLFSNGKIIASKSFKNGTVRMLNNMVNEIVWVEIEKWIRLNTAPFEDVTMIGSGGNINKLFKMTGKQQDKPLTYLSLNAQYAMLNKMTYDQRISELALNPDRADVIIPATKIYLNAMKWSGARHLYVPKIGLSDGIVKAMYYGRI, encoded by the coding sequence ATGATTAACATAAAAAGATACGCTGCAATCGATATTGGTTCCAATGCCATGCGATTATTGGTGTCTAATATCGTAGAGCAAGACGGAAAAGATACGCAGTTTAACAAAAGTTCGTTGGTTCGTGTGCCCATTCGTTTGGGACAAGATGTTTTTACGGTTGGCGAAATATCCGATGAAAATATCGAACGAATGATTGATGCGATGAAAGCCTTCAAACTATTAATGAAAGTGCACAAAGTGGAACGTTACAAAGCCTGTGCAACGTCAGCCATGCGTGAAGCCGACAATAATAGTGATGTGGTTGAAATTATTCTGAAAGAAGCCGATATTCAAATTGATATTATTGATGGGAAAAAAGAAGCAGCCATTATCGCTTCTTCCGATTTAAAAGAATACATCGCTACCGATAAAACTTATTTATATGTTGATGTGGGTGGTGGTAGCACCGAATTCTCCTTATTTTCCAACGGAAAAATCATTGCTTCCAAATCATTCAAAAACGGAACCGTTCGTATGTTGAATAATATGGTCAACGAAATTGTTTGGGTGGAAATTGAAAAATGGATCCGCCTCAATACCGCTCCTTTTGAAGATGTCACGATGATTGGATCAGGTGGAAACATCAACAAGCTTTTCAAAATGACCGGAAAACAACAAGACAAACCGCTAACCTATTTAAGTCTGAATGCTCAATATGCGATGTTGAACAAAATGACCTACGACCAACGCATCTCTGAATTAGCCTTAAACCCCGATCGTGCCGACGTAATCATTCCCGCCACAAAAATCTACTTAAACGCAATGAAGTGGAGTGGAGCCCGGCATCTTTACGTTCCCAAAATCGGACTTTCAGACGGAATTGTGAAGGCGATGTATTATGGGAGGATTTAA